A DNA window from Labilithrix sp. contains the following coding sequences:
- a CDS encoding ABC transporter permease — protein sequence MTEHGPPKRPSQRSRSDPSAPREGRVGGGGVGSRAPDVERGPDSLTRGFSIPPPPPEPTFAEYHADRWKHFIEHLGEVAELTVRTTRSIFRRPFEIASTIQQMESLGVRSMGIVTVTSVFIGMVMTIQFAFGLKRFGGLEYIPRVVVLSFCRELAPTLTAIIVGGRIGSGMAAEVGAMNVTEQVDAIRALGADPAKKLVLPRMLAAIVVMPILSVYALMLGILGGILVCWFQFDVTPTFFVTSSLEVTRISDFFVGVLKTPVFGYIIAIVGCHFGLRTSGGTEGVGSSTTRTVVAVSITILIADFVLTKLFMFFQAS from the coding sequence ATGACGGAGCACGGGCCCCCGAAGCGGCCGTCACAGCGGTCGCGAAGCGACCCGAGCGCGCCGCGCGAGGGCCGTGTCGGGGGCGGGGGTGTCGGGAGCAGAGCCCCCGACGTTGAAAGAGGGCCGGACAGTCTCACGCGTGGGTTCTCGATTCCGCCGCCGCCGCCGGAGCCGACGTTCGCGGAGTATCACGCCGATCGCTGGAAGCACTTCATCGAGCACCTCGGCGAGGTCGCCGAGCTCACGGTCCGTACGACGCGCTCGATCTTCCGTCGGCCGTTCGAGATCGCCTCCACCATCCAGCAGATGGAGTCGCTCGGCGTCCGATCGATGGGGATCGTCACCGTGACCTCGGTGTTCATCGGCATGGTCATGACGATCCAGTTCGCCTTCGGCCTGAAGCGCTTCGGCGGGCTCGAGTACATCCCGCGCGTCGTCGTCCTCTCGTTCTGCCGCGAGCTCGCGCCCACGCTCACCGCGATCATCGTCGGCGGACGCATCGGCAGCGGCATGGCGGCCGAGGTCGGCGCGATGAACGTGACGGAGCAGGTCGACGCGATCCGCGCGCTCGGCGCCGACCCCGCGAAGAAGCTCGTGCTCCCGCGCATGCTCGCCGCGATCGTGGTGATGCCGATCTTGAGCGTCTACGCGCTCATGCTCGGCATCCTCGGCGGCATCCTCGTCTGCTGGTTCCAGTTCGACGTCACGCCGACGTTCTTCGTCACCTCGTCGCTCGAGGTGACGCGCATCTCGGACTTCTTCGTCGGCGTCCTCAAGACGCCGGTGTTCGGCTACATCATCGCGATCGTCGGCTGCCACTTCGGGCTGCGCACCAGCGGCGGCACCGAGGGCGTTGGCTCCTCGACGACGCGCACGGTGGTCGCGGTGTCGATCACGATCCTGATCGCCGACTTCGTCCTCACGAAGCTGTTCATGTTCTTCCAGGCTTCGTGA
- a CDS encoding trypsin-like serine protease, whose protein sequence is MARSAFVVLAVLASVSTAACTAATEEAETAIDTNESDIQGGVDALNAEFDSIGQLAFRSNTASSNCTGALIAPDVVLTAKHCVMDKPTVEGSGYRMERGRVFFLLGPNARRPIAAIEVESVEVAPLFRGGYTGLGSDVALYRLKQAVPATIAKPLPIAPNPPRAEDLGAPFIAIGYGTQDAIGTSSTRKMGTVRLGAMTGAPAKAAFPTADAYVEAQKNMFGANPTPEQLAALRARYEVPLSDDYEVYVGAPATQGEVQVCHGDSGGPLLRRENGQLVIYGVASTTFGQTGRLCRDGGMYATFGAITRELLAKAIGDTCAPEGASTKLACGLDAEPATCAMLDGAGSAETSAYVQCLGNSCCSEATACFGDPECSALSNCFRDCAAAGTDAAATSECSNACYRARAGSYVKYTAYQTCARKSCATP, encoded by the coding sequence TTGGCTCGTTCCGCGTTCGTCGTCCTCGCAGTCCTGGCCTCGGTCTCCACCGCTGCGTGCACCGCCGCGACCGAGGAGGCGGAGACGGCGATCGACACGAACGAGAGCGACATCCAAGGCGGCGTCGACGCGCTGAACGCCGAGTTCGACTCGATCGGCCAGCTCGCGTTCCGGAGCAACACCGCCTCCTCGAACTGCACCGGCGCGCTCATCGCGCCCGACGTCGTCCTCACCGCGAAGCACTGCGTGATGGACAAGCCCACCGTCGAGGGCTCCGGCTACCGCATGGAGCGGGGGCGCGTGTTCTTCCTCCTCGGCCCGAACGCGCGCCGTCCGATCGCCGCGATCGAGGTGGAGTCGGTCGAGGTCGCGCCGCTCTTCCGCGGCGGCTACACCGGCCTCGGCTCCGACGTCGCGCTCTACCGCCTCAAGCAGGCGGTGCCGGCGACGATCGCGAAGCCGCTCCCGATCGCGCCGAACCCGCCGCGCGCGGAGGACCTCGGCGCGCCGTTCATCGCGATCGGCTACGGCACGCAAGACGCGATCGGCACCTCGAGCACGCGCAAGATGGGCACGGTGCGCCTCGGGGCGATGACCGGCGCGCCGGCCAAGGCCGCGTTTCCGACCGCCGACGCGTACGTCGAGGCGCAGAAGAACATGTTCGGCGCGAACCCCACCCCGGAGCAGCTCGCCGCCCTCCGCGCGCGCTACGAGGTCCCGCTCTCGGACGACTACGAGGTCTACGTCGGCGCGCCCGCGACGCAGGGCGAGGTCCAGGTCTGCCACGGCGACTCGGGCGGTCCCCTCCTCCGCCGCGAGAACGGCCAGCTCGTCATCTACGGCGTCGCGTCGACCACGTTCGGTCAGACCGGCCGCCTCTGCCGCGACGGCGGCATGTACGCGACGTTCGGCGCGATCACGCGCGAGCTCCTCGCGAAGGCGATCGGCGACACCTGCGCGCCGGAGGGCGCGTCGACCAAGCTCGCGTGCGGCCTCGACGCCGAGCCGGCGACCTGCGCGATGCTGGACGGCGCCGGCTCGGCCGAGACCTCCGCCTACGTGCAGTGCCTCGGGAACAGCTGCTGCTCCGAGGCGACCGCGTGCTTCGGCGATCCCGAGTGCTCCGCGCTCTCGAACTGCTTCCGCGACTGCGCCGCGGCCGGCACCGACGCGGCCGCGACCTCCGAGTGCAGCAACGCCTGCTACCGCGCGCGCGCCGGCTCGTACGTGAAGTACACCGCGTACCAGACCTGCGCGCGAAAGAGCTGCGCGACGCCCTGA
- a CDS encoding FtsX-like permease family protein: MKVSLLAYALGALGRRKARSFALGGGLAFAVALIASVLFLTESLRAEADRARAAQPDVVVQKLVGGRPSTIGAAEAAKLGDIPSVRSAVPRVWGYVFLPALQGNVTIVGTPKGAPALSQSNGVLEHGRDVTPGQHEMIAGVDLAHFLGMLPGDELGLPSADPRAHAMKLVGTFRSSLDLWTADVIVCDEDDARALLGVPDGEATDVAVTLANPAEARVVARTILERIPAARVIERDLLERVYHLAYGRRAGLVLGASIPAILALLVLAWDRASGLGADERREIAILKAVGWSTADILWAKLSESILVGAAATALGLLLGYAWVYWLGAPGLRPALVGWSVLYPRSALTPVVDVAELLGVTTAILGPFVLLSIVPAWRAATADPLESMRS; encoded by the coding sequence ATGAAGGTCTCGCTCCTCGCGTATGCGCTGGGTGCGCTCGGGCGGCGGAAGGCGCGATCGTTCGCGCTCGGCGGCGGGCTCGCGTTCGCGGTCGCGCTCATCGCCTCCGTGTTGTTCCTCACCGAGTCGCTGCGCGCGGAGGCGGATCGCGCGCGCGCGGCGCAGCCCGACGTCGTCGTGCAGAAGCTCGTCGGCGGACGGCCGTCGACGATCGGCGCGGCGGAGGCGGCGAAGCTCGGCGACATCCCTTCCGTGCGGAGCGCCGTGCCGCGCGTCTGGGGCTACGTGTTCCTGCCGGCGCTGCAGGGCAACGTCACGATCGTCGGGACGCCGAAGGGCGCGCCCGCGCTCTCGCAGTCGAACGGCGTCCTCGAGCACGGTCGCGACGTGACGCCGGGGCAGCACGAGATGATCGCGGGCGTCGACCTCGCGCACTTCCTCGGGATGTTGCCCGGCGACGAGCTCGGCCTGCCGTCGGCCGATCCGCGCGCGCACGCGATGAAGCTCGTCGGCACCTTCCGCTCGTCGCTCGATCTCTGGACCGCCGACGTCATCGTCTGCGACGAGGACGACGCGCGCGCGCTCCTCGGCGTGCCGGACGGAGAGGCGACCGACGTGGCGGTCACGCTCGCGAACCCGGCCGAGGCCCGCGTCGTCGCGCGCACGATCCTCGAGCGCATCCCGGCCGCGCGCGTGATCGAGAGGGACCTCCTCGAGCGCGTCTATCACCTCGCCTACGGCCGCCGCGCGGGCCTCGTGCTCGGCGCGTCGATCCCCGCCATCCTCGCGTTGCTCGTCCTCGCGTGGGATCGCGCGAGCGGCCTCGGCGCCGACGAGCGCCGCGAGATCGCGATCCTGAAGGCGGTCGGCTGGTCCACCGCGGACATCTTGTGGGCGAAGCTCTCGGAGTCGATCCTCGTCGGCGCGGCGGCGACCGCGCTCGGGCTCTTGCTCGGCTACGCCTGGGTTTACTGGCTCGGCGCGCCTGGGCTCCGGCCGGCGCTCGTGGGGTGGAGCGTGCTCTATCCGCGCTCGGCGCTGACGCCCGTGGTCGACGTCGCGGAGCTGCTCGGCGTGACGACTGCGATCCTCGGCCCGTTCGTGCTGCTGAGCATCGTGCCCGCGTGGCGCGCCGCGACCGCC
- the cysS gene encoding cysteine--tRNA ligase gives MPVRLYNTLTQKVEDFVPLVPGKVKLYVCGITVYDLAHAGHGRTYTTFDVLVRFLRARGFEVEHCQNVTDVDDKIVNRAKERGEDPLALSKRMGDLADEHLRAIGCLKPTYMPRVSTTIGGIAKITQTLIDKSHAYVAETPVGKDVYYAVRSYDGYGKLSRRNVDDLRSGASERLAENADEVKKDPLDFALWKGQAKDAFGFDSPWGHGRPGWHIECSAMANEVLGEQIDIHGGGMDLIFPHHENEVAQSEAANGKPFARFWMHGGFLEIDKEKMAKSLGNFVTIKDVLEKNDPEAYRYFILGTHYRGPLSFDVDKAGDRVTFPGLDEAERRMDYLYSTRDALVALAGDAEPEASNVLQGQQAIVAEAKEKVLEALDRDLNTPVALSVLADLGKAMNEIAMQAPKMKKDPAKHEAVRKLAAAAVKSLQAATAPLGLMQASSADYWARTKERRLRIRGLDAAKIDAKIGERAEARKAKDFARADAIRKELADLGVEVFDAGDGSSWKVTI, from the coding sequence ATGCCGGTGCGCCTCTACAACACGCTCACGCAGAAGGTCGAAGACTTCGTGCCGCTCGTCCCGGGCAAGGTGAAGCTCTACGTCTGCGGCATCACGGTCTACGACCTCGCCCACGCCGGACACGGCCGGACGTACACCACGTTCGACGTGCTGGTCCGCTTCCTCCGCGCGCGCGGGTTCGAGGTCGAGCACTGCCAGAACGTGACCGACGTCGACGACAAGATCGTGAACCGCGCGAAGGAGCGCGGGGAAGATCCGCTCGCGCTCTCGAAGCGCATGGGCGACCTCGCCGACGAGCACCTCCGCGCGATCGGCTGCCTGAAGCCGACGTACATGCCGCGCGTGTCGACGACGATCGGCGGGATCGCGAAGATCACGCAGACGCTCATCGACAAGAGCCACGCCTACGTCGCCGAGACGCCGGTGGGCAAGGACGTCTACTACGCCGTCCGCAGCTACGACGGGTACGGCAAGCTCTCGCGCCGCAACGTCGACGACCTCCGGAGCGGCGCGAGCGAGCGCCTCGCCGAGAACGCGGACGAGGTGAAGAAGGACCCGCTCGACTTCGCGCTCTGGAAGGGCCAGGCGAAGGACGCCTTCGGGTTCGACTCGCCGTGGGGCCACGGGCGCCCGGGGTGGCACATCGAGTGCTCCGCGATGGCGAACGAGGTCCTCGGCGAGCAGATCGACATCCACGGCGGCGGGATGGACCTCATCTTCCCCCACCACGAGAACGAGGTCGCGCAGAGCGAGGCCGCGAACGGCAAGCCGTTCGCGCGCTTCTGGATGCACGGCGGCTTCCTCGAGATCGACAAAGAGAAGATGGCGAAGTCGCTCGGCAACTTCGTCACGATCAAGGACGTCCTCGAGAAGAACGATCCCGAGGCGTACCGCTACTTCATCCTCGGCACGCACTACCGCGGGCCGCTCTCGTTCGACGTCGACAAGGCCGGCGACCGCGTCACGTTCCCCGGCCTCGACGAGGCCGAGCGGCGCATGGATTACTTGTATTCCACACGTGATGCGCTGGTCGCCCTCGCCGGCGACGCGGAGCCCGAGGCGAGCAACGTGCTCCAGGGCCAGCAGGCGATCGTCGCCGAAGCGAAGGAGAAGGTCCTCGAAGCGTTGGACCGCGACCTCAACACGCCGGTCGCGCTCTCGGTCCTCGCCGACCTCGGCAAGGCGATGAACGAGATCGCGATGCAGGCGCCGAAGATGAAGAAGGATCCGGCGAAGCACGAGGCGGTGCGGAAGCTCGCGGCGGCGGCGGTGAAATCGCTCCAGGCGGCGACGGCGCCGCTCGGCCTGATGCAGGCGTCGTCCGCGGACTACTGGGCGCGCACGAAGGAGCGCCGCCTCCGCATCCGCGGGCTCGACGCCGCGAAGATCGACGCCAAGATCGGGGAGCGCGCGGAGGCGCGCAAGGCGAAGGACTTCGCACGCGCGGACGCGATCCGAAAGGAGCTCGCCGACCTCGGCGTCGAGGTGTTCGACGCCGGCGACGGCAGCTCGTGGAAGGTCACGATCTGA